The nucleotide sequence TCTTTCAATTCTTGATACTTAGATTCGCTTTCTAAAAAACTCCAGTCGTCCGTTTTTCCTAAATTTCGGACAAAAACGTGCAGCATTTTGTCTTTGTATTGCTCCATTGATTGATAGAATAACTCGATCGATTCAAATCCACCATCGCAGATAAACCACTTGCACACATCAACACCATACTTGTCAGCCACATCCAGCAGTCTCCCCTTTGTAACCCAGTTATTTACCAAGGGAAATACATTAGCCGGAAGGTTAACAATCACCGCTTTTTCCCTAGCTAACTCAAAGATAATGTCAGCTTTATTTCCCTTATTAAGAGCTTCGGAAAATTCTGCATCAACGGCATAGTCATAAAACCGCTTCACATCTTGATTGGTGATATCAGCATCTATTAAGGCGTGTTCTATCTTATTTTCAATGCAATACTGCACCATTACGCGAGCAAATAATGATTTGCCAACGCCACCTTTTTCTCCATCAATTAAATGTATTCTTGCCATCAACTTCTCTCCTAATTAATAAAATCAAAAGTTTCGTTATCGGTTGTGATTCCTGACAAATTCCAAGCTTGTGGGTCAAAATCATCCAATTCATCCG is from Phormidium ambiguum IAM M-71 and encodes:
- a CDS encoding mobilization protein MobD-like protein; its protein translation is MARIHLIDGEKGGVGKSLFARVMVQYCIENKIEHALIDADITNQDVKRFYDYAVDAEFSEALNKGNKADIIFELAREKAVIVNLPANVFPLVNNWVTKGRLLDVADKYGVDVCKWFICDGGFESIELFYQSMEQYKDKMLHVFVRNLGKTDDWSFLESESKYQELKDKYKKTLQVIDFPLLYPGDRYFIDSNKFKFNDPQIEEKMPIMSQQRLMTFLEDSYLQIAVTELWTPDKQPKKAEKEKAVTSSK